Proteins encoded in a region of the Streptomyces sp. NBC_01298 genome:
- a CDS encoding transporter — protein sequence MSTSATSTTSTPTAPATAPAAPADITPIFVRLKLSLLRNGLKGSSTRKAAYFGALAFALVIAFFAMLGLVVLRGNAHAGSVVVLLAAITALCWTFVPLFFATGDETLDPTRLVMLPLRPRPLVRAMLAASLVGIGPLFTLCLAVGSVIAVARGAAGVVAAVLAVPLLLVGCVTLARAVATANVRLLTSRKGRDLALLSGLLIAIGAQAANFAAQRLFQTGGLERLEPAGEIVRWLPPATALGMVDSASEGSYGIAAAQLLITVAALGLLLWFWERSLTKLMVTPDGSTIAAAKEKKKPANDATGRGRSLLPDDRTGAAAQRVLRYMVRDPKTKSAWVSALALGLIIPVVNAVQGAGSVYLACFASGMLGMQMYNQFGQDTSAFWMVAQTISSTRDAYVELRARALALALVTVPFTVVVATVTAGLLGNWAGLPGALGLALALLGSMLGTGALASAHLPYSIPTDGAFKSVAPGQGALAWAALLGGLLSSALVSSPLIALAVYFSATDQQSLTWILLPLGLAWGALATWAGMRLAAPAVVRRLPEILVAVSKG from the coding sequence ATGAGCACGTCCGCCACGTCCACCACGTCCACCCCGACCGCCCCGGCCACCGCGCCCGCCGCGCCCGCCGACATCACCCCGATCTTCGTCCGCCTGAAGCTGTCGCTGCTGCGCAACGGGCTCAAGGGCTCCTCGACGCGCAAGGCCGCCTACTTCGGCGCCCTCGCCTTCGCGCTCGTCATCGCCTTCTTCGCCATGCTCGGCCTCGTCGTGCTGCGCGGCAACGCGCACGCCGGCTCGGTCGTCGTCCTGCTGGCGGCGATCACGGCCCTCTGCTGGACGTTCGTCCCGCTGTTCTTCGCCACCGGCGACGAGACGCTCGACCCGACCCGGCTGGTCATGCTGCCGCTGCGGCCGCGGCCGCTCGTACGGGCCATGCTGGCCGCCTCACTCGTCGGCATCGGGCCGCTGTTCACGCTGTGCCTGGCCGTCGGCTCGGTGATCGCCGTCGCCCGGGGCGCGGCGGGCGTGGTGGCGGCCGTACTGGCCGTGCCGCTGCTGCTGGTCGGCTGCGTCACGCTGGCCCGGGCCGTGGCCACCGCCAACGTCCGGCTGCTGACCAGCCGCAAGGGGCGGGACCTCGCGCTGCTCAGCGGCCTGCTGATCGCGATCGGCGCGCAGGCGGCGAACTTCGCCGCCCAGCGGCTGTTCCAGACCGGCGGCCTGGAGCGGCTCGAGCCGGCCGGGGAGATCGTGCGCTGGCTGCCGCCCGCGACGGCCCTCGGGATGGTGGACTCCGCGAGCGAGGGCTCGTACGGGATCGCCGCCGCCCAGCTCCTCATCACGGTCGCGGCCCTCGGCCTGCTGCTCTGGTTCTGGGAACGCAGCCTGACCAAGCTGATGGTCACCCCGGACGGTTCGACGATCGCGGCCGCCAAGGAGAAGAAGAAGCCGGCGAACGACGCGACCGGCCGCGGCCGTTCGCTCCTGCCGGACGACCGTACGGGCGCCGCCGCCCAGCGCGTGCTGCGCTACATGGTGCGCGACCCGAAGACCAAGTCGGCGTGGGTGTCCGCCCTGGCGCTCGGCCTGATCATCCCGGTCGTCAACGCCGTCCAGGGCGCCGGCTCGGTGTACCTGGCCTGCTTCGCCTCGGGCATGCTCGGCATGCAGATGTACAACCAGTTCGGGCAGGACACCTCGGCGTTCTGGATGGTCGCGCAGACCATTTCGAGCACCCGGGACGCCTACGTGGAACTGCGCGCCCGCGCCCTGGCCCTCGCGCTGGTCACCGTGCCCTTCACGGTGGTGGTCGCGACGGTCACGGCCGGCCTGCTCGGCAACTGGGCCGGCCTGCCCGGCGCCCTGGGCCTGGCCCTGGCCCTGCTCGGCTCGATGCTGGGCACGGGAGCCCTGGCGTCCGCCCATCTCCCGTACTCGATCCCGACCGACGGCGCCTTCAAGAGCGTCGCCCCGGGCCAGGGCGCCCTGGCGTGGGCGGCCCTCCTCGGCGGCCTGCTCTCCTCGGCCCTGGTCAGCTCCCCGCTGATCGCCCTGGCCGTCTACTTCAGCGCCACCGACCAGCAGTCCCTGACCTGGATCCTGCTCCCCCTGGGGCTGGCCTGGGGCGCGCTGGCCACCTGGGCCGGGATGCGCCTCGCGGCCCCGGCGGTGGTGCGCAGGCTCCCCGAGATCCTGGTGGCGGTCAGCAAGGGCTGA
- a CDS encoding ABC transporter ATP-binding protein: protein MPDQGVATGGATDGTGGGARSAPSAAPAVRVEGLWKRFGEQVAVSGIDLELPAGQFVGLVGPNGAGKTTTLSMITGLLRPDMGRVIVAGHDVWADPVKVKSRIGVLPEGLRLFERLSGRELLGYMGRMRGLPGRETDSRATQLLDILDLAGSQHKLIVDYSTGMRKKIGLAAALLHNPEVLFLDEPFEGVDPVSAQTIRGVLERYTASGATVVFSSHVMELVESLCDWVAVMAAGRIRAAGPLADVRGDAPSLQSAFLELVGAQGRATGESLDWLGGGSTGNGAGSGAGVR, encoded by the coding sequence ATGCCGGACCAGGGCGTTGCGACGGGCGGGGCGACAGACGGAACGGGCGGCGGTGCGCGATCCGCACCGTCCGCCGCACCCGCTGTGCGGGTCGAGGGTTTGTGGAAGCGGTTCGGCGAGCAGGTGGCCGTGTCCGGGATCGATCTGGAGCTGCCCGCCGGGCAGTTCGTCGGCCTGGTGGGGCCGAACGGCGCGGGCAAGACGACGACGCTGTCGATGATCACCGGTCTGCTGCGCCCGGACATGGGCCGGGTGATCGTCGCCGGGCACGACGTGTGGGCGGACCCGGTGAAGGTGAAGTCCCGGATCGGCGTGCTGCCGGAGGGACTGCGGCTCTTCGAGCGGCTCTCCGGGCGCGAACTGCTCGGCTACATGGGCCGGATGCGGGGGCTGCCGGGCCGGGAGACGGACAGCCGGGCCACGCAGCTGCTGGACATCCTCGACCTGGCCGGTTCGCAGCACAAGCTGATCGTCGACTACTCGACCGGCATGCGGAAGAAGATCGGCCTGGCGGCCGCGCTGCTCCACAACCCCGAAGTGCTGTTCCTGGACGAGCCGTTCGAGGGCGTGGACCCGGTGTCGGCGCAGACCATCCGCGGAGTGCTGGAACGTTACACCGCCTCCGGAGCCACGGTCGTCTTCTCCTCCCACGTCATGGAGCTCGTCGAGTCGCTGTGCGACTGGGTCGCCGTCATGGCCGCCGGCCGGATCCGGGCCGCGGGGCCGCTGGCCGACGTACGGGGCGACGCACCCTCGTTGCAGTCCGCGTTCCTGGAGCTGGTCGGGGCGCAGGGCCGGGCCACGGGCGAGTCCCTGGACTGGCTCGGCGGCGGATCCACGGGCAACGGGGCGGGCAGCGGGGCGGGCGTCCGATGA
- a CDS encoding bifunctional DNA primase/polymerase: MLHVEETIGVTETAPIPLQRSEPLLDHAVRYTEERHWDVFAGTWLESGDGRERCSCGAPECPAPGAHAAGKDWASQASGSAVQVRRLWGKNPKAAILLPTGRTFDALDVPDAAGFLALARLQRMQRTLGPVIANPAGRMLFFVLPGAGAKVPDLLRKIGWQPAQLDLVARGEGEYVPAPPTRIGGRGSVQWAQPPTAANRWLPDVEELIDALAYACGREAAAERARRGA; this comes from the coding sequence GTGTTGCACGTGGAAGAGACCATCGGAGTCACGGAGACCGCGCCCATCCCCCTCCAGCGCAGTGAGCCGCTGCTGGACCATGCCGTGCGGTACACGGAAGAACGGCACTGGGATGTCTTCGCCGGCACCTGGCTGGAGTCCGGCGACGGGCGCGAGCGGTGCTCGTGCGGGGCACCGGAGTGCCCGGCGCCCGGCGCGCACGCGGCGGGGAAGGACTGGGCCTCGCAGGCCTCGGGCAGCGCCGTGCAGGTCAGGCGGCTCTGGGGGAAGAACCCGAAGGCCGCCATCCTGCTGCCCACCGGCCGGACCTTCGACGCCCTCGACGTCCCGGACGCCGCCGGCTTCCTGGCACTGGCCCGGCTCCAGCGCATGCAGCGCACCCTCGGACCGGTGATCGCCAACCCGGCGGGGCGGATGCTGTTCTTCGTCCTGCCCGGCGCCGGGGCCAAGGTGCCCGATCTGCTGCGCAAGATCGGCTGGCAGCCGGCCCAGCTCGATCTGGTCGCACGCGGTGAGGGCGAGTACGTCCCCGCCCCGCCGACCCGGATCGGCGGACGCGGCTCGGTGCAGTGGGCGCAGCCCCCGACGGCCGCGAACCGGTGGCTGCCGGACGTGGAGGAGCTGATCGACGCCCTGGCCTACGCGTGCGGACGCGAGGCGGCGGCGGAACGGGCCCGGCGCGGGGCCTGA
- a CDS encoding transcriptional regulator, producing the protein MAARPLVARQPNERLQALIQEAGCSNAGLARRVNMCGAEHGLDLRYDKTSVARWLRGQQPRGRAPGIIAEALGRKLGRTVTIDEIGMANGKNLASGVGLQFSPTVIGAIEQVSELWRSDVGRRDFLSGSSVASSALVEPSRDWLITGADAQVARSGGSRVGMSDVEAVRATTQALKDLDHRFGSGHVRPVVVHYLNSVVSGLIGGSYREPVGRALFAAVARLTELAGYMAVDTGQPGLAQRYYIQALRLAQAAGDRAYGGYVLAASMSHLAAELGNPREIAQLARAAQEGTRGQVTPRVEAMFYAAEARGHALLGDARSTTVLSSRALTALERAEPESGDDPEWIRHFDQAYLADELAHCHRDLGQADAAARRAEESLRDLPAGKARRRAIGLLLLAAARVQQREVEAACQTATQAAELLSGLRSHRGTAYLEDFRTRLDPYREEPAAREFTARLEPVG; encoded by the coding sequence ATGGCAGCCAGGCCTCTCGTCGCCCGCCAGCCGAACGAACGGCTGCAGGCGCTCATCCAGGAAGCCGGGTGCTCCAATGCCGGGCTCGCCCGGCGCGTCAACATGTGCGGGGCCGAGCACGGTCTCGACCTCCGCTACGACAAGACCTCCGTGGCCCGCTGGCTGCGCGGGCAGCAGCCGCGCGGCCGGGCTCCGGGGATCATCGCCGAGGCACTGGGCCGCAAGCTCGGCCGGACCGTCACCATCGACGAGATCGGCATGGCCAACGGCAAGAACCTCGCCTCGGGCGTCGGCCTGCAGTTCTCCCCGACCGTCATCGGCGCGATCGAGCAGGTCAGCGAGTTGTGGCGGAGCGACGTGGGCCGGCGCGACTTCCTGTCGGGGTCGAGCGTGGCCTCTTCGGCGCTGGTCGAGCCGAGCCGCGACTGGCTCATCACCGGGGCCGACGCGCAGGTCGCGCGCAGCGGCGGCTCCCGGGTGGGGATGTCGGACGTGGAGGCGGTACGGGCCACCACGCAGGCGCTGAAGGACCTCGACCACCGCTTCGGCAGCGGGCACGTGCGCCCGGTGGTCGTGCACTACCTCAACTCGGTGGTCTCCGGCCTGATCGGCGGCTCGTACCGGGAGCCGGTGGGCCGGGCCCTGTTCGCGGCGGTCGCCCGACTCACCGAGCTGGCGGGCTACATGGCGGTGGACACCGGCCAGCCGGGCCTGGCCCAGCGCTACTACATCCAGGCCCTACGGCTCGCGCAGGCGGCCGGCGACCGGGCGTACGGGGGCTACGTGCTGGCGGCGTCCATGAGCCACCTCGCGGCGGAACTGGGCAACCCGAGGGAGATCGCGCAGCTGGCCAGAGCGGCGCAGGAGGGCACCCGGGGCCAGGTCACCCCCCGGGTGGAGGCGATGTTCTACGCGGCGGAGGCGCGCGGGCACGCGCTCCTCGGCGACGCGCGGTCGACGACGGTGCTGTCCTCGCGGGCGCTCACGGCGCTGGAGCGGGCGGAGCCGGAGTCGGGGGACGACCCGGAGTGGATCCGCCACTTCGACCAGGCCTACCTCGCGGACGAACTGGCGCACTGCCACCGGGACCTGGGCCAGGCCGACGCGGCGGCACGGCGCGCCGAGGAGTCCTTGCGGGACCTCCCGGCGGGCAAGGCGCGGCGCCGGGCGATCGGCCTGCTCCTGCTGGCGGCGGCGCGGGTGCAGCAGCGCGAGGTGGAGGCCGCCTGCCAGACGGCCACGCAGGCGGCGGAGCTCCTGTCGGGCCTGCGCTCGCACCGCGGGACGGCGTACCTGGAGGACTTCCGCACCCGCCTGGACCCGTACCGGGAGGAACCGGCGGCCCGGGAGTTCACCGCACGCCTGGAGCCGGTCGGCTGA
- a CDS encoding ABC transporter substrate-binding protein translates to MTTRRSAAALSRTFLARTTAMAMGACLIAGCGALPGGSGGSGGAETLTVMTFAPEDSSATNMPGMPGMAKAYERWVNSKGGINGRKLRVLTCNERNTPTGAADCARKAVAEKAVAVVGSYSQHGRAFMAPLEVAGIPFIGGYGVSPEEFQSPLSYPVNGGQPVLVAGAGHLLGRTCAKVALVRPDTLAGDSLPGQLNAGLKANQMAAASDIRAAEDSADLRAQADEALAATAPRGASKGDAPSAKDGKEKGCVAAVLGARTETFFDAFRRADVQNRKPQISSVLGSVSQALVDRTGGKESPFEGAYVTSWYPVSTDPLWTQMRKVVSEHAFGDNAVDPDDSGAQNTWIAYTVFSEMVKRFKEDETITGRNLARKLNQAEPVQTGGLTPDLSWRYDDMRAVSGFPRMVNGRVTFQVVQQGRLVAHQGAEQSMDMIKTMEQAPRS, encoded by the coding sequence ATGACCACCCGGCGAAGCGCAGCGGCACTCTCCCGAACCTTTCTGGCCCGGACCACGGCCATGGCGATGGGCGCGTGTCTCATCGCCGGCTGCGGGGCGCTCCCCGGAGGCTCGGGGGGCTCCGGGGGCGCCGAGACCCTCACCGTCATGACCTTCGCCCCGGAGGACTCCTCGGCGACCAACATGCCGGGCATGCCCGGCATGGCCAAGGCCTACGAACGCTGGGTCAACTCCAAGGGCGGCATCAACGGCCGCAAGCTCCGCGTCCTGACCTGCAACGAGCGCAACACGCCCACCGGCGCCGCCGACTGCGCCCGCAAGGCGGTCGCCGAGAAGGCCGTCGCCGTCGTCGGCTCCTACAGCCAGCACGGACGCGCCTTCATGGCCCCGCTGGAAGTCGCGGGCATCCCGTTCATCGGCGGGTACGGGGTCTCCCCCGAGGAGTTCCAGTCCCCGCTCTCCTACCCGGTCAACGGCGGCCAGCCCGTCCTGGTGGCCGGCGCCGGCCACCTGCTGGGGCGCACCTGCGCCAAGGTCGCCCTGGTCCGTCCCGACACCCTCGCCGGCGACTCCCTGCCGGGCCAGCTCAACGCCGGCCTCAAGGCGAACCAGATGGCCGCGGCCAGCGACATCCGGGCCGCCGAAGACTCCGCCGACCTCCGCGCCCAGGCCGACGAGGCACTGGCCGCCACCGCACCCCGCGGCGCCTCGAAGGGCGACGCCCCCTCCGCGAAGGACGGGAAGGAGAAGGGCTGCGTGGCCGCCGTGCTCGGCGCCCGTACCGAGACCTTCTTCGACGCCTTCCGCCGTGCCGACGTCCAGAACCGCAAGCCGCAGATCTCCTCGGTCCTCGGCTCGGTCAGCCAGGCCCTGGTCGACCGCACCGGCGGCAAGGAGAGCCCCTTCGAGGGCGCCTACGTCACCAGCTGGTACCCGGTCTCCACCGATCCGCTCTGGACGCAGATGCGCAAGGTCGTCTCCGAGCACGCCTTCGGTGACAACGCCGTGGACCCCGACGACAGCGGCGCCCAGAACACCTGGATCGCGTACACGGTGTTCAGCGAGATGGTGAAGCGGTTCAAGGAGGACGAGACCATCACCGGGCGCAACCTCGCGCGCAAGCTCAACCAGGCCGAACCCGTCCAGACCGGCGGCCTGACCCCCGACCTCAGCTGGCGCTACGACGACATGCGCGCCGTCTCCGGCTTTCCCCGCATGGTCAACGGGCGGGTCACCTTCCAGGTGGTCCAGCAGGGCCGGCTGGTGGCCCACCAGGGCGCGGAGCAGTCCATGGACATGATCAAGACCATGGAGCAGGCCCCCCGTTCGTAG
- a CDS encoding SCO4402 family protein, with amino-acid sequence MGGMPLNDMPWWRWRSNVRSALHMLSDPAFQEDTWLAAAEGYGDVTDAVYRLVEDTWLDSWSADKYVGTIFRDAQEAALVDLAVLRVLRIMHQIGPDAPVSGYLEHHAWPEAVRAAREAHVRLATADGEDPDVRPCSLDVLRILTRAV; translated from the coding sequence ATGGGCGGCATGCCCCTCAACGACATGCCGTGGTGGCGCTGGCGCAGCAACGTGCGCTCGGCGCTGCACATGCTTTCCGACCCCGCGTTCCAAGAGGACACCTGGCTGGCCGCCGCCGAAGGGTACGGGGACGTCACCGACGCCGTGTACCGGCTCGTCGAGGACACCTGGCTCGACAGCTGGTCCGCGGACAAGTACGTCGGCACGATCTTCCGCGATGCGCAGGAGGCGGCCCTCGTGGACCTCGCCGTGCTGCGGGTGCTGCGGATCATGCACCAGATAGGCCCCGACGCCCCGGTCTCCGGATACCTGGAGCACCACGCCTGGCCGGAGGCGGTACGGGCCGCGCGCGAGGCCCACGTACGACTGGCGACGGCGGACGGGGAGGACCCGGACGTGCGTCCGTGCTCACTGGACGTCCTGCGGATCCTCACGCGCGCGGTGTGA
- the purU gene encoding formyltetrahydrofolate deformylase, with protein sequence MSDDPQPQAPQQYVLTLSCPDKQGIVHAVSSYLFMTGCNIEDSQQFGDRDTGLFFMRVHFAADAPVTVEKLRASFAAIGDSFRMDWQIHRSDERMRIVLMVSKFGHCLNDLLFRHRIGALPVEIAAVVSNHTDFEELVGSYGVPFVHIPVTKDTKAAAEARLLELVRAEEVDLVVLARYMQVLSDTLCKELSGRIINIHHSFLPSFKGAKPYHQAHARGVKLIGATAHYVTADLDEGPIIEQEVERVGHEVTPDQLVAIGRDVECQALARAVKWHSEHRVLLNGTRTVVFT encoded by the coding sequence ATGAGCGACGACCCGCAGCCCCAGGCCCCGCAGCAGTACGTACTGACCCTCTCATGCCCGGACAAGCAGGGCATCGTGCACGCCGTGTCCAGCTACCTGTTCATGACCGGGTGCAACATCGAGGACAGTCAGCAGTTCGGCGACCGCGACACCGGTCTCTTCTTCATGCGGGTCCACTTCGCGGCCGACGCTCCGGTGACCGTGGAGAAGCTGCGCGCCAGCTTCGCCGCGATCGGCGACTCCTTCCGGATGGACTGGCAGATCCACCGCTCCGACGAGCGCATGCGGATCGTGCTGATGGTGTCGAAGTTCGGGCACTGCCTCAACGACCTGCTGTTCCGCCACCGGATCGGCGCGCTGCCGGTGGAGATCGCGGCCGTGGTCTCGAACCACACCGACTTCGAGGAACTGGTCGGCTCCTACGGGGTCCCGTTCGTGCACATCCCGGTGACGAAGGACACGAAGGCGGCGGCGGAGGCGCGGCTGCTGGAGCTGGTGCGGGCCGAGGAGGTGGACCTCGTGGTCCTCGCGCGGTACATGCAGGTGCTGTCGGACACCCTGTGCAAGGAGCTGAGCGGGCGGATCATCAACATCCACCACTCGTTCCTGCCGAGCTTCAAGGGCGCGAAGCCGTACCACCAGGCGCACGCCCGCGGCGTGAAGCTGATCGGCGCGACCGCTCACTACGTGACGGCGGACCTGGACGAGGGCCCGATCATCGAGCAGGAGGTCGAGCGGGTGGGGCACGAGGTCACCCCGGACCAGCTCGTGGCGATCGGCCGGGACGTGGAGTGCCAGGCGCTGGCGCGGGCCGTGAAGTGGCACAGCGAGCACCGGGTCCTGCTGAACGGGACCCGGACGGTCGTCTTCACGTAG